The Conexivisphaera calida genome includes a region encoding these proteins:
- a CDS encoding 30S ribosomal protein S12: MGDKSPLGEFAARKLRMRRKRFRWSDSDYKRRVLRLDEKFDPMEGAPQARGIVLEKVGVESRQPNSAIRKCVRVQLVKNGKTVTAFVPGDGGLNFIDEHDEVIIEGIGGSQGRSMGDIPGVKYQVSMVNGVSLKMLLLGKKEKPRR; the protein is encoded by the coding sequence ATGGGTGATAAGTCGCCGCTGGGCGAGTTCGCCGCCCGGAAGCTGCGCATGAGGAGAAAGCGCTTCAGGTGGTCCGACAGCGACTACAAGAGGCGCGTACTTAGGCTGGACGAGAAGTTCGACCCCATGGAGGGCGCTCCCCAGGCGCGCGGCATAGTCCTGGAGAAGGTGGGTGTGGAGTCCAGGCAGCCTAACTCAGCTATACGCAAGTGCGTTCGCGTGCAGCTCGTTAAGAACGGCAAGACGGTTACTGCGTTCGTCCCCGGGGACGGCGGACTTAACTTCATAGACGAGCACGACGAGGTGATTATAGAGGGCATAGGCGGATCTCAGGGTCGCTCGATGGGAGATATCCCAGGCGTTAAATACCAGGTCTCGATGGTCAACGGCGTGTCGCTCAAGATGTTGCTGCTGGGTAAGAAGGAGAAGCCGAGAAGGTGA
- a CDS encoding NusA-like transcription termination signal-binding factor yields MTKDDIILTENELRLMSLFSTLTGISPRDCVIDDRFDRLIFVIDEGADVPRDRIAREALGYLRKKVNRDVEIVEYSDDPVKLIKNALGRGVTDVKIIPRGDSKVAIVTADPREKGRVVGKQGRNAERARLLAKRYHGIDRIQVS; encoded by the coding sequence TTGACCAAGGATGATATAATATTGACCGAGAATGAACTGAGGTTGATGTCGTTGTTCTCCACTCTGACCGGTATATCGCCAAGGGACTGCGTCATAGACGATAGATTCGACAGGTTGATATTCGTGATAGACGAGGGTGCCGATGTCCCAAGGGATAGGATAGCCAGGGAGGCGCTGGGATATCTCAGGAAGAAGGTCAACAGGGACGTGGAGATAGTGGAGTATTCAGATGACCCGGTCAAGCTGATAAAGAATGCCCTGGGGCGCGGGGTTACAGATGTCAAGATAATACCGCGCGGCGACTCAAAGGTGGCGATAGTCACGGCGGATCCTAGGGAGAAGGGCCGCGTTGTGGGCAAGCAGGGTAGGAATGCCGAGAGGGCCAGGCTCTTGGCGAAGAGATATCATGGAATAGACCGCATACAGGTCTCCTGA